Proteins encoded in a region of the Magallana gigas chromosome 8, xbMagGiga1.1, whole genome shotgun sequence genome:
- the LOC105330483 gene encoding pre-mRNA-splicing factor SLU7 — translation MSFSLNLPPSVVAKKTKTEEQDEPKKKSREDWRKQKELEEMRKAGTAPAMTDEEGKEINPHIPQYIMQAPWYYQATQATLKHQRIQEDKIKTYEDRNTWYKKGLKEGPVATKFRKGACENCGAMTHKKKDCLERPRKIGARFTGDDIAPDEHITPNLSFDYEGKRDHAAGVDVEDHQMKVREEYSRLEEAKRMLKEANFLEGKESAEKSQDSEDEDKYADDVDMPGQKFETKQRITVRNLRIREDTAKYLYNLDPNSAFYDPKTRSMRENPYKNTGNIEMEQKYAGDNFVRFSGDAHQFASKQVFAWEAYEHGTDVHLQADPTKLELLAQEVQKRKEDFKSTAKDSILSKYGGEEHLQAPPKQLLLAQTEDYVEYSRHGSVIKGNEKPVIRSKYEEDVYLNNHTSVWGSYWKDGRWGFKCCHNFVKESYCTGAAGIDASHVDIIPAIGNGEEAGEEEEEEEPKSLLQQHQEKMLSEKKKKKKKKKNKRKHKKKSKSSSSESESEDEEKVREKKLKEALKKEEEHQKKADHLLSLDERKRPYNSMYDNVAPTDEEMEAWRMKHRRTEDPMSHFT, via the exons ATGTCATTTTCACTCAACCTTCCTCCGTCTGTGGTTGCTAAAAAGACCAAGACGGAGGAGCAGGATGAGCCAAAAAAGAAGTCACGAGAGGACTGGCGGAAACAGAAGGAGCTCGAGGAGATGAGGAAAGCTGGAACAGCGCCAGCTATGACTGATGAAGAGGGAAA aGAAATAAATCCCCATATTCCCCAGTACATCATGCAAGCTCCTTGGTACTACCAGGCGACACAAGCAACACTAAAACATCAGAGAATTCAAGAAGATAAGATAAAAACATATGAGGACAGAAATACATGGTACAAAAAGGGTCTTAAGGAG GGCCCTGTTGCTACCAAATTCAGGAAAGGAGCTTGTGAAAATTGTGGTGCCATGACACATAAGAAAAAAGACTGCTTAGAG agGCCAAGAAAAATAGGTGCAAGATTCACAGGAGATGATATAGCACCAGACGAGCACATAACCCCTAATCTTAGTTTTGATTATGAAGGCAAGAGGGATCATGCAGCAGGTGTAGATGTAGAAGATCACCAGATGAAAGTGAGGGAGGAGTACAGTCGATTAGAAGAG GCTAAGAGGATGTTAAAGGAGGCAAACTTTTTGGAAGGCAAAGAATCAGCTGAAAAG TCACAAGACAGTGAGGATGAAGACAAATATGCTGATGATGTGGACATGCCCGGTCAGAAGTTTGAAACGAAACAGCGAATCACAGTCAGGAATCTCCGTATCAGAGAAGACACGGCTAAA TACTTGTATAACCTTGATCCAAACTCGGCTTTCTACGATCCCAAAACCCGCTCTATGAGGGAAAATCCATACAAAAACACAGGAAACATAGAAATGGA GCAAAAATATGCTGGAGACAATTTTGTCAGATTCTCAGGAGATGCACATCAGTTTGCCTCAAAGCAAG TGTTTGCATGGGAAGCTTACGAGCATGGAACTGATGTCCACCTACAAGCAGATCCAACTAAATTGGAATTGCTTGCACAGGAAGTTCAGAAAAGGAAAGAAGATTTTAAGTCTACAGCCAAAGATAGCATTCTCAGCAAATATGGGGGGGAGGAGCATTTGCAAGCCCCGCCCAAACAACTCCTATTGGCTCAAACA GAAGACTATGTGGAATATTCTCGACATGGTTCAGTTATCAAGGGCAATGAAAAACCAGTGATTAGATCAAAGTATGAAGAAGATGTTTACCTAAACAACCACACA TCAGTGTGGGGATCTTATTGGAAGGATGGCCGATGGGGCTTTAAATGTTGTCATAACTTTGTGAAAGAGTCTTATTGTACCGGGGCTGCAGGAATTGATGCCTCCCATGTAGACATCATCCCAGCCATCGGAAACGGGGAGGAGGCAGGtgaagaggaggaggaggaggaaccCAAATCCTTGCTACAG CAACACCAGGAAAAAATGTTAagcgaaaagaaaaaaaagaagaagaaaaagaagaataagAGGAAGCACAAGAAGAAGAGCAAAAGTAGCAGTAGCGAGTCAGAATCAGAGGACGAAGAGAAAGTCCGGGAGAAGAAACTGAAAGAG GCCTTAAAGAAAGAGGAAGAACACCAGAAGAAAGCTGATCACTTGCTGTCACTGGACGAGAGAAAGAGACCTTACAACAGCATGTACGATAATGTGGCCCCTACAGACGAGGAGATGGAAGCCTGGAGGATGAAACACAGGAGGACCGAGGACCCCATGTCACACTTCACGTAG
- the LOC105330482 gene encoding ABC transporter F family member 4, with protein sequence MDEVDSPFLKKKKSMQKKSDTIFQSELQMKLQQRRKDGLTYGLTSEESDSLVDDDDGDSDEEILAQHRRNLSNQKHSNRPSSAKRRTPTFQDTSDMSLGDTIRPGQGGNRFMKQRGQQGQKESIPPLSMGGKGGRTSPGMPSLTSPKLSPKDSKSLSDALGGKRTPSPKYPNQSMSQEDIIFGRKTPTNDPRRQSPTDNKPWQPPNFRKSPSTEQLDNRAPSPGPGVQGRRTPQDSFLQSIDENGKTPRKDRFPSPKDRSPKGGLASPKDRFSKSDRKSPKSLSIDDSPRLDDVPKPRPRHKTDIFGKTDQVDVDLETDSPSAHRFHRAGPGGRKTPTQTGRKTPTNLDGRKTPTNLDGRKTPTDKPSSRKRGEKETKHEPVKREASLLDFLSEDTTRKKKEEPKRKLLVQDPQESQEREESIRDDILGDKINRAKQRQNNRDGSNGDTKTDSRKQRDEDKVIPDDSSLCEEFDKDPLGRSFAEPVKEAKPGRGPTESKKSDDIINKVAREQNKPDTGTIKSEKSLKKGEKEHRPKPRYTIPGTPTSQGTLSEMSFNDTMSIRQAVYEEWRKEKLKSARKEKKEQELKKQEEEKKKEEAKKEKLLENESTFRTWKESKEETFVKKIKEEKRKEREKKEKEEKDKQQKIREAEKTFKIWKEEKDIEIKEKLKKKREEEREKKDAEDEVKRAKERENQTALRGWNNKKEQVLKEKEKEERKKKMATLKEQEDLKKEQEREAEKLYHDWLHRKEVNKKKEKSRRYGSTESIEFRPAWSPASKTIPFGR encoded by the exons ATGGATGAAGTAGATTCGCCTTTCCTTAAGAAGAAGAAATCCATGCAGAAAAAGTCAGATACAATATTTCAGTCTGAATTACAAATGAAACTTCAGCAGCGCAGAAAAGATGGACTGACTTATGGACTGACCAGTGAGGAGAGCGATAGTCTTGTAGACGATGATGATGGAGATAGTGATGAAG AAATTCTAGCCCAACACAGAAGAAACTTATCAAACCAGAAGCACTCTAACCGTCCAAGCTCAGCAAAAAGGAGAACCCCTACCTTTCAAGACACTAGTGATATGAGCCTAGGTGATACCATTAGGCCTGGGCAAGGCGGAAACAGATTTATGAAGCAAAGAGGGCAACAGGGTCAAAAAGAGAGTATCCCTCCCCTTAGCATGGGTGGTAAAGGAGGAAGAACCTCTCCTGGGATGCCCTCTCTGACATCTCCAAAACTCTCTCCAAAAGACAGCAAAAGTCTCAGTGATGCATTAGGTGGGAAAAGGACACCCAGTCCTAAGTATCCAAACCAATCCATGTCTCAGGAAGATATCATTTTTGGCAGAAAAACACCTACAAATGATCCAAG ACGTCAGAGTCCAACAGATAACAAACCATGGCAGCCACCCAACTTTCGTAAGAGCCCTTCCACTGAGCAGCTGGACAACAGAGCACCATCTCCTGGACCTG GTGTTCAAGGCAGAAGAACTCCTCAAGATTCATTTCTACAAAGCATTGACGAGAATGGGAAAACGCCCAGAAAGGATAGATTTCCTAGTCCAAAAGACCGCAGCCCAAAGGGAGGTCTTGCTAGTCCCAAGGATCGATTTTCCAAGTCTGACAGAAAATCTCCAAa GAGTCTATCTATAGACGATTCACCTAGACTTGATGATGTACCCAAGCCTAGACCTAGACACAAAACAGACATATTTGGTAAAACAGACCAAGTGGATGTAGACTTAGAGACGGATTCTCCCTCCGCTCATAGGTTTCACAGGGCGGGCCCAGGTGGAAGAAAAACTCCTACACAG ACTGGAAGAAAAACTCCAACAAACTTAGATGGCAGGAAGACACCTACCAATTTGGATGGAAGGAAAACACCAACAGATAAGCCATCCTCAAGAAAAAGAGGGgagaaagaaacaaaacatgAACCTGTCAAAAGAGAGGCATCTCTCCTTGATTTTCTTTCAGAAGATACTACAAGAAAGAAGAAAGAGGAACCCAAGAGGAAGTTGCTCGTCCAGGATCCACAGGAGTCCCAGGAGAGGGAGGAAAGCATCAGGGACGATATCCTAGGGGACAAAATAAACCGGGCCAAGCAGAGGCAAAATAATCGGGACGGCAGCAATGGGGACACGAAAACTGACTCAAGGAAACAAAGAGACGAGGACAAGGTTATCCCCGACGACAGTTCATTGTGCGAAGAGTTCGATAAAGACCCTCTAGGAAGATCGTTTGCCGAGCCTGTGAAAGAGGCAAA ACCAGGTAGAGGCCCAACAGAGAGTAAGAAGTCAGATGACATCATAAACAAAGTCGCTCGGGAACAAAACAAGCCAGACACAGGAACCATCAAGTCAGAGAAATCtctcaaaaa GGGTGAGAAAGAACACCGCCCAAAGCCCAGATACACTATTCCTGGGACCCCGACTAGTCAAGGCACCCTGTCAGAAATGTCCTTCAACGACACCATGTCCATCCGTCAGGCTGTGTACGAAGAATGGAGGAAGGAGAAACTGAAATCAGCAAGGAAGGAGAAAAAAGAGCAGGAATTGAAGAAACAGGAAGAAGAGAAGAAGAAAGAGGAA gccaaaaaagaaaaactgttaGAAAATGAAAGTACATTCAGGACATGGAAAGAATCCAAAGAGGAGACTTTTGTGAAAAAGATTAAGGAAGAGAAGAGGAAAGAAAGGGAAAAGAAGGAGAAAGAGGAGAAAGATAAACAACAAAAGATCAGAGAAGCTGAAAAG acattCAAAATATGGAAGGAGgagaaagatattgaaataaaggagaaattgaaaaagaagagagaagaggagagagagaaaaaggaTGCAGAGGACGAAGTTAAGAGAGCTAAAGAAAGGGAAAATCAGACTGCTTTAAGAGGATG GAATAACAAAAAAGAACAAGTCTTAaaggaaaaagaaaaggaagaaagaaagaaaaaaatggccACTCTCAAGGAACAAGAGGATCTGAAAAAGGAGCAAGAGAGAGAGGCAGAAAAACTGTACCACGATTGGCTGCATAGAAAG GAAGTGaacaaaaagaaagagaaaagcAGAAGATATGGCTCTACAGAAAGCATTGAATTCCGCCCTGCATGGAGCCCGGCCAGTAAGACAATTCCATTCGGGAGATAG
- the LOC105330480 gene encoding perlucin-like protein — MATILQPLVVLTTLLAVSLACRNGWVKHANYCFLFSHNKVHWAEAAEICRAFNSWLAEPTTHDIDNFIVSKTRATSPKRVYWLGGSDLQKEGTFQWLSSGNPFSYTNWIPGDPNNANAGEDCLIANWSGDGKWADADCEWVEYYICQNEDESGEIQIIG; from the exons ATGGCTACAATTTTACAACCTCTAGTTGTTTTGACAACTTTGT TGGCGGTATCACTAGCGTGTAGGAATGGCTGGGTCAAACACGCGAACTACTGTTTCCTGTTCAGTCACAACAAAGTCCACTGGGCCGAGGCCGCG GAAATATGTCGCGCCTTCAACTCATGGCTGGCTGAACCGACAACGCACGACATCGATAATTTCATCGTCAGTAAAACAAGAGCTACaa GTCCTAAGAGAGTATACTGGCTGGGTGGATCCGACCTGCAGAAAGAGGGGACCTTCCAGTGGCTGTCCTCGGGGAACCCGTTCTCTTACACTAACTGGATTCCCGGTGACCCAAACAACGCCAACGCGGGGGAGGACTGTCTGATCGCCAACTGGTCGGGTGACGGCAAGTGGGCGGACGCCGATTGTGAGTGGGTGGAGTACTACATCTGTCAGAACGA agatgaATCTggagaaattcaaattattggaTAG